In Equus quagga isolate Etosha38 chromosome 14, UCLA_HA_Equagga_1.0, whole genome shotgun sequence, the genomic stretch GGAGAATAACTGTGATGAAGAATTCTGGCCTTAGGAGAATGTGGGGAAGAAAAGGCAACTATCATTTATTCAGTATTTTCTATGTGGCAGGCTTTATGCTTGGTGATTTAACCTTGATCATCCTCATGACAACCATGGGAGTTagtattattttccctttatcaCAAATAGGAAATTAAGATTGAGAAAGGTCAAGTTATTTTCTTAGAGAGTTGAGTGGCAGAGCACATCATCTGGCTTTGCACTACAATTTACTGGCCAGAATGCTGCCTCTTCAAGACACATGGGACAGGCCTAGAAAAAAAAGCTACTTCTTCCCTCTCTAGTTGTGTTTGGGGCTAAATTATCCAAATAGCCTCCAACTAGAAAGGCGAGAGTTTTggttaaaaccaaacaaaatacaaataaatgaatactcTACTTTTCAGTGCATCTGGGGTCATAGAAAGTAAGGGAAATCTCCAAACACTGCTCCCCAATCATTCCATACCAAGATTCTAAGTCTGTATTGATTTGCTCCAGTAAAGAAATCATGTCCAGGGGCCCAtgctgtggctgagtggttaaagttctgtgcattccatttcggtggcccagggtttgcaggtttggatcccaggtgtggacatactccacttgtcagccatgctgtggaggcatcccacatacaatgtagaggaagattggcacagatgttagatcagggtgaatcttcttcaccaaaaaaaaagtcatgtctGTCACAGAGTAACTGAAATGAGAGCTACTTGCTGGGTGAGTTTATAGAAATCTACCATCATCCACCATGATCCATTTGCTTTCTGCAAGGGCTGGAATGATAAATCGAATGGGGTTATGATAAGAACCACCTCCCCTGTTGCTTTTAAGTCTTTGGTGGTATCACCAGTCTGTGCAATCCTTTCAGGATGTggtattgttttttgttgtttctgatgCAGCATCTTGGCCAAAGAGTTTAAGGAGGAGAAGTTTCAGGGGCTTCCAGTTGGTCCATCCTATCATAAATTTCTTGCTCTACAAGTCAGGGAAACAAGAGGAGAGTCTGACCAAGAAAACAGCCACAGGATCAGTTTGTGGACCCATTGGACGCACTGTGAACAGATCTTGAGTCAGAATTTCATAGGCTCTTTTCCAAACCAGAAGATCAACTTGCTATTTTGGGACCTCTGATATCCATGCCAGTCCAGATCTAGTATCCAACTGTCTTTCGAAAATCTGGGtacttctctctccccaaagcacaGTTACATTGGTAACTGGCCACCGGTCTCTTTGTGGGGATAATttactacacacacatacacacacacaagcacacgaGGCTAAGTGCCTGTTATGGGCTAAATTCTGTCTCCCCCAAAATTAATATGTTGgaatcctaactcccagtacctcaggaTGGGACTtcatttggagatagagtctttaaaaaggcaattacattaaaatgagTTCATTTGGGTGTCCCTAATCCAATAGAACTCATGTCCTTATTAGAAGGGGAGATTAGGACACCAACacgtacagagggaagaccatatGAAGACGCAGGGAGAAGAAAGCCATCTACAAGCTAAGGAGAGAGGTCCCAGAAAAACCCAATCCTATTAACACCTTATCTCAGACTTCTAGACTgcagaatcatgagaaaataaatttctgttgttttagccaccCAGGCTATGGGATTTattacagcagccacagcaaactaatacagtccCTTTGAAGAAAGATCTTTCTAATGTAgtagcatatatatatttgtgtgtttgtgtgtgtgtgtatgtgtatgtatgcgtgAAGAAAGTTCCTTCTTCAAGGAGATCTAGATTCCTCTGCAATAAATGGGTCTTGAATCTGTAATCTTTTtagatttggaaagaaatgagaaatgaggaTTTTCTATTGCAGTAGTTGATATCAGCTTACTGCTTGCCagttctcaattttttaaaatataagtttagCAGTACCTTTATTGGCCATTCATCTACTCACTACTAGACACACATGATCTATGGAGATCAAGGCCGTCTGGTAGCTGTTCCAGCCTCTCTGTTCATTAGAGttgctttcattttccttgcCTCTGATGGTTAAGTGCTGCCACTTGTCCTTCAACATTCTGAGATCCCATCATCCCAAATGCACTACAGAGCCTAATTCCAAGTAACACCTCATACTATCACCCCCAGCCCACAGAGAACAACCATCATCGTATATTCTGAGACACCAGTACGTCCCCTCACTAGTGTGTTCCTTACAGCCTCAGTGAAGGGAGTGCCCTCTGGGCCTCCTGAGGGAAGAGTCCAGTAGGGGGGTTCTTCAATCTCACAATAAATCCATTCTAAGGTTTCCATCTCCCTATGCCTTCTGACTCCTTCCTTAATACAACGCCATAGAAGTCTGGCATCTCTACCTCAGATACGATAGGACATCTTTGTGTCCAAGATTTTGAAGCCACATCAGTAGAGTATTGGacaaacttttgttttctttgccagaATATCAACTTCTCGAGTCATAAATGGATGCATTGTGTTAATAAATTCTTCCCTATCCAGCCTTTTATTCCCCTACCCCAGATGAATGTCTTTAAGATCCACTCCCACACATGCTCCCCTGGTTCCTGATGATACTTAAGGGGCAGATCCTCTAATTCCTCTGGTTTGTGGGTGATTTGCTCCCATAGCTAGGATTTGAACTACGCTGAGACCTGACCTTAGTCATTTGCCTGAAAACAATGAGGGAGGAAGCGATTTGGGAGGAGGACAAATGTTATCTGGTCAGGTATTGATTCAGGTAAGGTTTTTGTTGATTCTCTATGCAAGGGTAGGTTCCTCATCTCCGGCAAGAAGGAGGTACTACTTCTACTCATGTGGAGCTCTCAGGGAAATTTAGATGTTCAAGATTTCCAAGTCTGTCCACCTATTATTCCAGATAGAAAGTATCTAACTTTGCAGTTAGGTCTGGGACTGATTTTCAGCCCCGTCTATAGTAGACAAGGACTTCCTAAAATGTTGGTGTTAATTTTGGCTTCCACAGTGTGACTTGAGTTGATATTTAGCTGTCCTGAGccgattattttcttttatccatttccCAGTGCAGTTAACCAGGCCACTCCACATTTCCTATAATTACCATTCTTTTCATACTACTGAAGTGTCACAGTCACCTGATAACCCAACACCTTACCATTCAACTTTCTCTCTTCACAATCAACCACAAATGAGGATCTTAGTAACTGTGATGCCATTACATACCAAGGGTTATCACTACCCCACTTCCAGCACAAAATAGCTTAATCTAGTATTcctagaaagcagagcctgagacagaaGTTTAAGTGTAAGTACCTATTGAGGCATGTGATCCAAAGAGTTGGATTGAGGGCCAGGGAAAGCAAAGCAGGGGAACTGAGAGAGACAATACAAAGATGAATTGTCAGCTGGCCAGAGATATGGGAAATGCTTTGCTTAGTATGGGGCTGTCTGAGGACCCACTTGAAATACGTCTTAGGGACATCTttctgaggaaagaaagggagatgcatttactcattcattcctcTCACATGGGTAAACTATTTGCTCCACAAATGATTGCTCTTCTCACTTCCCGTTTGCATAGGCCTGAGTTCTGAGGGAGTTCCACAGCAAAGCGTGATGCAACATcaacagaaaaggcagaaaagccCTAGGGCAGGAAGTAAGAAGCACATTGCACAGGCCCAATGAAAACAGCTATTAGTTTAGAAGCTGGTTTGAACCTGTACAGAGCCAATCACCACCAGTTCATCCATACTCCTGGCTACTATGACAGTTGTCCCCTGTTCCTTTGCCAAATGGGAGCCATCTTGCTGGGGCGCTACACCCCTCTCCCCAAACCAGACCTCAACTGATGACTGATTGACAAAGGGGTGAAAAAGGCTAGTTCTTTTGCCTCAAGGTGGAACTAACTATGATTCAATTTTTGCTCCAGAGCTCCTCACTCATGAGATCACAGCAATCTGTGTCTGAGACCACATTTTTAGCCTTCTTTGGCTTTTTCCTTGCTCTAAAATGTTTCTCTCACTCTTCTTTTCCTGAGAGCACTCCTCTCCCGATGATCACACCAAAGAATTTCTATTTCAGGTTCTGATTCCAGTGAACTAAGCTAAGATAGAGTTAAGCAGTGATGGGAGGGACTCAAGGGGGTCTGCTATGGTGCTAGTAATGTTCTAATTCTTGAGCTGAGTGAGGGTTACATGGTGTTAATTTCATGATAACTCATTGATACGAACATTTataatatgtacatttttctgcatttatgttatactttaatataaaaatatttattagagagaaagagagagagagagacttggcCAAAGGAGAAGTCACACTGCTCTCCAAATTCTTGAGTTGAGAACTAACTGCCTGCTTCAGAATGATGAGCACTTCAAAATATTCTCAAGACTCTCTATGTCCTTGGAAAGTCTGCAAATGCCCTGAGCACCCTCTGAGCTCTCATAAAACTCATGGGGCTTGGAAACTATCGGCATGACTCCTGCCTATATTAATATCCTCCCAAATTAAGCATGACGAACTAGATAACGTTTGTTTAGAAAAACTAGATTATGCAGCTTTAACAAAATCTAAAATCTTAGTGGCTTAGCACgagaaaagtttatttcttagGCAAAATCTACTGAGGCTTGGGGTAACTGTTTGGAGTGGTGGCCCAGCAATCAGGCTTCTTCCATCTTGCGGAAGTGCTCTCAAGATGTGTTTTTACAATCACcacagcagagaagggagagcaCCGGAGAAATTGGCACCGGCAAGCACATGATTCCATCTGGAAGTGATATTGGTCACTTCTGGGGACAATCCACTGGCCAGGACTAGCCAGATGCCATTGCCTACCTCCCATCTCCTCAACAACTGCAGGGAATTGGACTGTGGGAAAACACAACCCTCCCCTGAGTTGCATGCGCTCAGAAGGAGACAACGGGATACACCCTTAGAAAGTTCTACTATGCTGTCCCTGCTTTTACCTAAAACCAATTTTGGAATCCGTATATGGGACATGGGAAATagattttttctccttctttatgatataaactccatgagaatGGAGAATATTTGAACTTTTTGTATATCCTAATTTCTAAGATGAATATTTTGCGTATTTGTCTACTTCccatttcaaatttgaaaattaatctcTACAAGTGAGACTTCATAATCAGGGAATAACAATATAGTAActtaaatataatagaaagttTATAAAACAGTAGAGACAAGGATGGCTTTATTCCAaacataaaagattttattttccgtAACAAAAATTATCCCTTGCATGTTAGGATAATACTAGTAGCAGCTCAGATGTTCTTGAGCTGCTTTTCCTCTGGTGAAGACTCGtatctcttgtttctttctctccatctctgaggCTGCTCTCCAGTATCAATGTCAGAGTCTTCTACTTTGGAAAAGAGCTTCTCTCTTTGCAAAATTGGCCCATATGAATCCATAAATCGGAACTTGACCTTCCTTCACCCTCATTGGTGGAAGTAAATTATAGCAGTACATGAAACATTGCATTctaaattgtaaaaaatatttgcagaatgggATATAAATAAGATTATACGTAACagctctgtattttatttaaatgtatggCTCTTCAGGAAAACATCTTCCTTGggttctcaaaatatatttttctgttcaaCTTTGTAACGGTCAATTTTTTCTGCAGTTGAACCAGCTATTGGCTTTCTGGAGAGTCAAAATTCTCTTAGTTTTAGGATCAAATTTGTATTGCCTTGTTCcgtgaaagaaatagaagaatcctggaaatgaaacaaaagagactTACTACATTATACAAATAATTTCTAGGTTTAACTTGAATTCTTAAAAAACCCAAGTCATTTGTGAGAACAAATACTTTTGGCATTTCCTGTTCTAAATAACAATACTGCTGCTGTTCTATGGcagcaaaatagaggaaatacATATGTATTCACTTACCATCTTTCTGAAAAACAGCATCAACTTTGTCGCCAATTCCAGGAAAGTCATCTGCTATCATTTTGGGATAACCTGCATCCATAGATCGTTTATATTCATCGTACCTGGTCAAAAGATAATTGGAAGAGTCAGACTGTTTGTTAAATGTGTAGCTTTCTCAAAGTCATTACAGGGAATTCACCAGCAGGAAAGTAATAAGAAGTTTTAGTTCCATAAATCTTGTGTAAAATGGGGAGGTAGCATGAAGTGAGGCAGGATGTTGGGTGGACTAGAAGATTTGTAAGGTCCCTCTGAACTCCAACGTCTAATTCTAATTCTCTAGTGGGGGCCACACAATGTCTTATTAAGGTAAAATGTGATGATATATAAGTTACTGTTGGCTGAAGTAACTCTCTGAAGAGGAATGCCCTCCTTTTCAcgtcttctttttcaaatttggcCCCACATGCTCCCTGGATTTCTGGGACAGGTATTGCCTGATGATTGTTGGTCAATGGACTTGGATGCTGGACTGGCTACAGCCATTCACAGAAAAGGCAGCTAGCCAAGGCAATATGAGagctcattttaaaatggtttaatcTAGAACTTTCTCTCTATGTTGAAAGAACTGGTACCTTAACATTTTCTGCACCCAGTCTTTACCTCCAGTACTTGTCAGCAACAAAGAAGTACGTTTTCCCAGTATCTTCCTCAGAAACAGCAGCATCGATATTCTTCACAGTGCTAGGAAAGCCGAAGGATCTGTGGATGTCCTTGGGGTATCCGTAGAGCACATCCTGCCCCTTAACAGCCCAGTACTTATTACCTGTCAATCAAGAAACAGGGATGACAAAACTTGCCCAGGGCATAAGTAGACAGTAAGCAGATTTCCAGCTAAATTCTTAATCTCACATGCTAGAGCAGTGTCCTGGCTGCACACTAAAATCATCTAGGGAGATTTTTTAAACATACTGCTGCTGGTATCCTACCCTGGACCAATTAAATCtatatatctttaaaagtttCTTAGATGATTTTAATCTGCTCAGGCTTTTAGAATGATTGGTTTATGGGGCTGCTTTCCAAAGCCAGGTGTTCAAATGACTAAAGAGTTCATCACACCACTTCAGTGATAGAAAGTTCACTTCTCCAGGTTGCCGAGGGGCTGTGGAAGTTCACACCAATCGTATCCCAAGGGCCAGAGTGTTGCAATGACTCACAATCTGCAATGACTTCCAACTCTAGGTAAAATTCATTGCATCTGACTAGAATATAGTTCTAAATACTTGAATTTATGCTGTGTCCAGATCCTTTATGTTTATACTTAGTAGGTCCACATCACATAAAACTGGTCTTATATTTTGAAGCCAGGATTGTTCTCATTGCAGAAATATGCTTATTTCCCACTCAGGAAAAAGCAGGTTGAAATTTTGTCTATCTAAAATCCTGTTTAATTTCATGCTATGAGGGCTAGAAAACCTGTTTCAAAGTTTTTGCCCATTTGATCTGCATTCAATTCTTTGCCTTGAGTGTATGTTGGGTCAAGTGTCTTAATACTTGTCTGTACTATGCCAAACACAGATTTGCAGAAATACTGGTGTTTGGCACAGTGTCTTCAAAACTAGGAGCTGATCATTGGATTCTATTTCATGCTGATAGAATCAAAGAAGTTTGCCCCACTCAATTCATGGTATTTCATGACTTCTCATACTTTAACATACAGACAAATTGCCTGGgatctgacaacatggatggaccttataggcattatgctaagtgagattcTATATTTCTAACACACTTCATGGGTGATGTCAacgctgctggtctgaggaccacattTTGACAGCAAGGCTGCAGCACCTCTATCTGGTTGCCCAATggtggcctctctctctctcaagagaatcatttgtatttaaaatagagTCTAGGAAATCACCCAACCCAAATGTTTCTGTTCCATCCTCTCTATAGTATGGGCCTGAGTCTCTCAGTTTTATTCCTAAGCATCCCCAGGGATGTGGAGAAGGTTGAAAATACATCAATAGTTTGCACAAAAAAGGCTTTCCTAAGTCCAGATTCATAAACAGGCAGAAAATTTATACCTCCAAtcatatgctttttatttaaaatgactcAGAAATGCACTATGCAATTCTTAATTAAGGTGGTGGACTCCCATTGATTTGGTAAGAGAGACTGTTAGATTTTCGAAAGTCCACAGAGAGAAAGCAGCTAGTACTCTCTTATGTATCAGCCCAAAAGCAGGtgaaaaattaattcataaagACGGGAAAATAACTGGAAGCATTACCTTTGAAAAACCGGACTTCATCTCTATGGGAAACCTCATAAGCAGCTTGAAGTCCATTTGGCAGTTGTGgccagaaaatagaaatgaaattgagCTCAACTTCTGGGTAGAAAGGATTTATGCGCATGTAGAACctaatttgagaaaaagaaaaaaaatttttgatctAATTGATCGCAAGCTCTGGCTGACATCCAGCTCCTTCTTATTGCTGGCActagtggtgtgctggtaaatgtttaacatctGGCTCTCCAAGATGTGGGAGGGGAGCAATCCTGGTTTGTAACATTTGCTTATTCTCATCATACAAATACATTAGGCATAAACAACCtcaacaatataaataaatagtaaaatgtggtaaaataattacaaagagatgagttttgattatttttattacctttggtttaaatataattgtaagtttatataatttaacttttaataatgGCTTTGTTTAACAATCAgctttcaaaattctcaaaaTGTAACAATGAGCTTTGGCGAACCCTTAGGAGCCACGCACAGCACACCTCTGGCTGGAACTCAATGCTAATATCCTACATTTAGTGCACAATTCCAACACAAAGGCCCTTTACCTACATCATGCCCTACCTCACAAAAACCCTACAAGAGAATGCTACTGTCATCTTACGGATGAGAAATTGAGGTCAGGAAGGCCGGAGTGGTGTCTAAGGTTGTGCAACTGAGAAGAGGCAAGGGTTCATTTTCATCTCAGGTCTGGCAGCCACTCCCTTTATTCTCGTTTGGTTGGCGGTTTACAAAGCTGATTCTACAGTCCACATGGACTGAGATAACAATAAAGCCTAGACTGTCATGTGGGCTGACAGAAGAGTATTCTAGGTTCCAGGCCACAGGGAAGACTGTGGCCTTGGCAGTCAGAAGTCTCACTTCTAGATCCAGTCCTGCCTCTGCCTGACTGTGAGACCTTGGTAAAGTCAGTTAGTATTACTGTTTCCAACCTTTCACGTCTTTATGTCTTGGTAGCATTAAGTGATCTCAGGGCCCTTTCAGTTCCTGCAAATCCTAGACTTGGTCCTGTTTCTTGGAGTAATTCCTCAAAGACTTGCTTTGAAAGGTGCATCCTGCTATATTGAGCACTTTCCTTTAAAACCACGTAGTTCCTTAGCATTCTTCAGTGTTGCCCACACCCTTATAGTTTATATCTAGCCTTATCTTTTACACTCAAAAACGGTAAAGCAGAGGATGGGAAGCATTAGGAGCCAAGACCTTGCATTCTGCAGTAAATACGACCACGAAGCAGTGAAACAGCACCAACAACACTCCAAGAAGAGTGACCAAGGAGTGAGCCTTTCAGAGCAACCTTACTTTCTATGTGCCATGGACTGCCTCATTCAAAAAAAgactatattattattttgcctGATCCTTTAGGAATCAGCAGGATATGTAGAGTAAGGCTGTCCCTTGTGTCTGAGGGAACCCTAGCCTTTTTGAGGCCACATGCTGCAGAGGGAGTTCTAGGATCCTCCTCTGAGGAGGGGAGCACCTTGGGACTGCCCATATCCCCCTAAGGGAGGGTCCTCATGAAATCTTTGGGATTCTCCCCATGATGGTTTCTCCCCTTCTCTAGGTCTCCCAGGGGGCAACAGAGGCCTGTCATGATCACAGGCTTTGGAAGAGCTGTCTTTTCCACAATAGAAAGTGTAATACATAAGGGGTAGCTACACAACCCTCATCAGCATGATGGCGCTATGAAAAGGACTGATTTCCCCTAATAAAGTACTAAGACACTTATCATCATAAACAGCAGCATAAATGAAAAGAGCCCTGGAGTAGGGCTCAGAAGACTAAATTACTGCTCAGTCACCAATGAATTCTATGCCCTGAAAGGATCGCTTCCTTACTCTCTGCCTTACTTTAcagatctgtaaaatgggattatatttacttattttctactTCAATGGTATTTTTTCTAAGAATCATATAACAGAATACATGTGAGGAAAAAAGCTGTTATAAATTTATTAGGTTGTGCAAAAGCAAGCAATTGCttacatttaattataattatagttATGTATATAAACAAATGTGAGATAAACAATTGTGAAGCATAGTAGTGGCCCATAGACACCGATAGTAGTGAGTGTTCTTGTTATTACAGAtacaaaacacaaagaagaactgACGTCTTACCTGTCTTTAAAGAACATCACTTCTCCCCGAATCGTAGTTATAGCATCAAAGGTTAGCTTACTATCACACACTTCTGGGGTTTGTGGGCCAATTGGCTGGATGGGATTTTGGGAAGGTCCTAAAAAAATAGACATCCAATAACTGGAGTTAGTTCTGCCCGGCATTGGAAAACTACATAATCAATGAAAGACAGCTCCTTAAAGGATACAGCTAATGGCTGTTCTAATGGCTCTTATccataatgtttttctttatactcACCATAGATGGCCTGGATGCCATTGATGTCATCCTGAGATAGCTGAACATCACCAGTGAAGAAGTAGTTGGGGTACATCAAAGCCCCAATATCAGTAGAATGAGAGAGTCCAAGGGAATGGCCAAATTCATGAGCTGCAACTCGATACAAGTTGTAATCTAAAAGGGCCAATAAATCCATTTGcaattatttgaaatgttttcagttttgagaCATTTAATTAAGAAGTAATCTACAAGTCTACAAGGACAGATGCTCATATTTTCTCTATaggtttttgaaatatatataaaacttttttccGAAGATGGGAGgaatgcattttttaataatcaagagagatgggccagccctgtggccgagtggttaagtttgcacgctctgcctccgtggcccagggttttgctggttgggatcttaggcacagacgtggcaccgcttgtcaggccatgctgaggtggtgtgccacatgccacaactagaaggacccacaactaaaatatacaactatgtactggggggatttggggagaaaaagcaggaaaaaaagatttaaaaaaaatagtgaaggGAGAGACGTTAAAACCTAAACTCTGCGATGACACTGATACAATTGAAAAGCAAACTCAGCTGATTTTGCTTTTTTAGCTAAGAATCTAGCATAGATTAGCCAATCTTGTCAACGATTAGATGACATATGTTATTTCACCGAGAAGCAGTAGAGttctattcatgtatttttttcctgtttacaaACGGATTCTTGCCTAATGCTGGAAGTTTTGGAAAACACATACAGCCTCTCCTCCCTTAATTTCCACATAATCTTACTAACACTGTCAAATCTTGGTGTGTCTAGTGGAAAAGACCCTAGGTAGATGCCCacaaggaaaacattaaaattttcaacattttcttaatAGAAGTTTGACTGACCTATTTGTAGCTACTAAGATGTTGTTACTATCAGAAATATCCTTCTCTTACACTTTTCTAAATGTATGATTAATTTTGTAAGTggtaatagaaaaatatatacttctATTAATGCACTCTTTCAGTCAAATCAACCAATACCACAATGAACCAAGAAGGGGTGGGGGAATTGAGAGAAGCAAGATTAATTGACTTACTTCTGAAATTGCTGGTCCATGTTTCATCTTCATCAAAATGAGCATCCCCTCCAATACGTGGGCCTGGCTGAAAAGCATGGGCGAGGTTTCCTCCAGGTCCATCAAAGGGAGAATTGTCACGATGATCTGCAAGAGACAGAATTCAAGAAATGTCCCTTTTGGTTCTTCTTAAGGCTAACCCTGGAGGGAAAGCATTAGCTTTGCTTAGAGGCTAGCAGACTTCCATCAAATGTGATACCAGTTTCCTTCCTTAAGCCCATAAAATCAACACTCCTCTTAAACAAGGAATTCTAGCTGCAAAGGTGAAGAGATTTAAGGGCAAGGTGAAGTTAAGGTGAGAATATTTTCATGCCACCAGAAGAGCTTACCTCCCCTGACAAAGGATATCATTATGTCCGCTTGACCCTCAGAGACTTTAGTGAAGGTCAGGGGTGAGACATTACTCCAGAGTTGAAAGGCTTTCTCAATGGCCTGGTCCACATCTGCTCTTGGTAAATCTGGTGTGTAATTTTCAatccttaaaatgaaataaaatagagacataTCGAACCTCATTTCTTACAGGTCTGATGGGAAATAGCATTCTCCCTCTGGTGCTCAGTCTGGTTACCTGTAGGTCAGGTGTGTGTTCTCCCACCGAGGGTTCCCTTCGGTGAGGACAAACTCAGCCACATCAGGCACCCCGCATCTGGGCTGCTTCATCACATTCAGGGTTTCAGCATCTGGCTTCCCAGTCACTTTCAGCCCAAAGAATTCCTGCATTTGCTTCAGCTTTTCAACGACTGGGCTCCTGTGTCTCTGCTTTTCAATTTGCTCTCCATCACTCTTCAGGTTGTAGTAGTTTTCCAGGTATTTCtgatgaaagataaaattattgaaaCATCGGATGggaaatctttctcatttttctaaagattgaCAGTATGAAGTTTTAGCTGAAACAGAGAACTACTTTTAAAGATTGCGTTTAGATTTCATTGTCCTTAGTATCCTTATTATTGGTGGAAAGTGTAAATTCAGAATAGAAATCTCCCTACCATTAGTTACTATGAAGTCAAAGTTACAATTTATAGAGCCGAATTTGCATATTGTTCTTTTAGTTTCTTCTCACCTCCAACTGGAAAAAGAGAGTCTATGCCTGGCTAGACGCATTTTTTGGGAGAGTGCCCTTTCTGACAAAAATTTCTCTGTGTAGGAAATCCACCCTTAAATAAACTCCATTATACTATCGCTACTCTGTTATACTgtggagaaatgcaaataaaggcTTTTGCATTTCTGGCATGTGAAATTCAGCATTTACCTGGACCATCTCCACATCTTCTTCTCGTGTTTCTGAAGGCACTGTTGGGAAGCTGTGAGAGCCCATGCCCCagagtagcagcagcagcagaggaagGCTGAGCATGCTggcctctgtcttccttctccgATAAAGC encodes the following:
- the MMP1 gene encoding interstitial collagenase, giving the protein MLSLPLLLLLLWGMGSHSFPTVPSETREEDVEMVQKYLENYYNLKSDGEQIEKQRHRSPVVEKLKQMQEFFGLKVTGKPDAETLNVMKQPRCGVPDVAEFVLTEGNPRWENTHLTYRIENYTPDLPRADVDQAIEKAFQLWSNVSPLTFTKVSEGQADIMISFVRGDHRDNSPFDGPGGNLAHAFQPGPRIGGDAHFDEDETWTSNFRNYNLYRVAAHEFGHSLGLSHSTDIGALMYPNYFFTGDVQLSQDDINGIQAIYGPSQNPIQPIGPQTPEVCDSKLTFDAITTIRGEVMFFKDRFYMRINPFYPEVELNFISIFWPQLPNGLQAAYEVSHRDEVRFFKGNKYWAVKGQDVLYGYPKDIHRSFGFPSTVKNIDAAVSEEDTGKTYFFVADKYWRYDEYKRSMDAGYPKMIADDFPGIGDKVDAVFQKDGFFYFFHGTRQYKFDPKTKRILTLQKANSWFNCRKN